One region of Salvia miltiorrhiza cultivar Shanhuang (shh) chromosome 3, IMPLAD_Smil_shh, whole genome shotgun sequence genomic DNA includes:
- the LOC131015377 gene encoding 25S rRNA (cytosine-C(5))-methyltransferase NSUN5 has product MARRKPVTANASAGKDRKPEAKRQSNSERSAYFARREAAKVLRSALQGDARRRAVGSIKSLVYSPTVRNKKATFALVCETLKHLSVIKEVMEEADVVNSKWKKQNELLYIITYDLLFGQQDLLTGDAEKHLMSKKDALQSALSRILRRKGLKNVKDLMALDKTAELQKPRYVRVNTLKIDTESVISELRQQFSVQEDDTVPDLLVLPPGADLHNHPLVKNGSVFLQGKASSMPAVALDPKPGWRVIDACAAPGNKTVHLAALMKGEGKIIACELNKERVERLKNNVKLSGATNVKVKHEDFLNLDPTDPSHSTIRAILLDPSCSGSGTALERLDHLLPSHSADRSSYVDTARLRRLAAFQKRVLEHALSFPAVERIVYSTCSIHQIENEDVVSSVLHLASSRGFQLETPFPQWPRRGLPTFDGSEHLLRTNLEEDKEGFFVALFVRKENREDRRRKQQRTARKPLNFFVAKLLKLV; this is encoded by the exons ATGGCGCGGAGGAAGCCGGTAACTGCAAACGCATCGGCGGGGAAGGATCGGAAGCCGGAGGCGAAGCGGCAGAGCAACTCCGAACGGTCGGCTTACTTCGCCCGGAGAGAAGCCGCTAAAGTGCTGCGCAGCGCGCTTCAGGGCGATGCTCGGCGGCGAGCCGTCGGGTCAATTAAGTCGCTCGTTTATAGCCCTACCGTCAGGAACAAGAAGGCTACATTTGCGTTGGTTTGCGAAACTCTCAAGC ATCTCTCAGTTATTAAGGAGGTTATGGAGGAGGCAGACGTTGTAAATTCCAAATGGAAG AAGCAGAATGAGCTATTGTATATCATCACATATGATTTACTTTTTGGACAG caAGATTTATTAACTGGTGATGCTGAGAAGCATCTGATGTCAAAGAAGGATGCATTGCAATCAGCTCTATCACGGATTTTAAGGCGCAAGGGACTGAAAAATGTAAAAGACTTGATGGCTCTTGATAAAACTGCGG AGCTACAGAAACCTCGTTATGTTCGAGTAAATACTTTAAAGATCGACACTGAATCTGTCATAAGCGAATTAAGACAACAATTTTCG GTCCAAGAGGATGACACAGTCCCAGATTTACTGGTCCTCCCACCAGGTGCTGATTTACACAATCATCCTCTGGTAAAAAATGGAAGTGTTTTCCTGCAG GGTAAAGCAAGCTCCATGCCTGCCGTAGCTCTTGATCCTAAACCTGGATGGAGG GTTATCGATGCTTGTGCAGCTCCTGGGAACAAAACTGTCCACCTTGCTGCTCTCATGAAGGGCGAGGGCAAAATTATAGCTTGCGAACTTAACAAAGAAAGAGTAGAGCGCTTGAAAAATAATGTCAAACTCTCTGGCGCAACGA ATGTGAAAGTTAAACATGAAGACTTCTTAAACCTTGATCCTACTGATCCCTCACATTCCACG ATTCGAGCTATACTCTTGGATCCATCATGCTCTGGATCTGGGACTGCTCTTGAGAGACTAGATCATCTACTTCCATCACATAGTGCAG ACCGGTCTAGTTATGTCGACACGGCGCGGCTTCGCAGGCTTGCAGCGTTCCAGAAGAGGGTCCTCGAGCATGCGTTATCTT TCCCAGCAGTGGAGAGAATCGTTTACAGCACATGTTCAATACATCAAATCGAGAACGAAGATGTTGTCAGCTCGGTTCTGCATCTCGCATCATCTCGTGGCTTCCAACTCGAGACACCGTTTCCCCAGTGGCCTCGCCGCGGCCTCCCCACGTTTGATGGCT CTGAACATCTGTTGCGAACGAATCTGGAAGAAGATAAAGAAGGGTTTTTTGTAGCTCTATTCGTTAGGAAAGAAAATCGAGAAGATCGTCGTCGGAAGCAGCAGCGTACAGCTCGAAAGCCTCTCAACTTCTTTGTAGCcaaacttcttaaattggtttAA
- the LOC131015460 gene encoding 17.3 kDa class II heat shock protein-like, protein MDFRLMGLDAPLLHTIQHMLDGDDVGGDAAKSGGGPTRTYVRDARAMAATPADVKEYPTSYVFVIDMPGLKSGDIRVQVEEDNVLNISGERKREEEEGAKYVRMERRIGKFMRKFVLPENANTDKITAVCQDGVLTVTVEKLPPPEPKKPKTIEVKIA, encoded by the coding sequence ATGGATTTCAGGCTAATGGGACTCGACGCCCCCCTCCTCCACACCATCCAGCACATGCTCGACGGCGACGACGTCGGCGGCGACGCGGCGAAGTCGGGCGGCGGCCCCACCAGGACCTACGTCCGCGACGCCAGGGCCATGGCGGCGACGCCGGCGGACGTGAAGGAGTACCCGACCTCGTACGTGTTCGTGATCGACATGCCGGGGCTCAAGTCCGGCGACATCAGGGTGCAGGTGGAGGAGGACAACGTGCTGAACATCAGCGGCGAGCGGAAGAGGGAGGAGGAGGAAGGGGCCAAGTACGTGAGGATGGAGCGGAGGATCGGCAAGTTCATGCGGAAGTTCGTGTTGCCGGAGAATGCCAACACGGATAAGATCACGGCGGTGTGCCAGGACGGCGTGCTCACCGTGACGGTGGAGAAGCTGCCGCCGCCGGAGCCGAAGAAGCCCAAGACCATTGAGGTTAAGATTGCGTGA
- the LOC131015464 gene encoding 17.3 kDa class II heat shock protein-like produces the protein MDMRHLGGVDNVLLSTLLDLADEGEKPAQSNPSRAYVRDAKAMAATPADVKEYPASYAVVVDMPGIAAADITVQLEDDNVLVVSGERRREKEEGVKYLRMERRHGKFMRKFPLPENADVDAISAVCRDGVLTVTVRKLPPPEPKKPKTIEVKVGG, from the coding sequence ATGGATATGCGACACCTCGGCGGCGTCGACAACGTCCTCCTCTCGACGCTCCTCGACCTCGCCGACGAGGGCGAGAAGCCGGCGCAGAGCAACCCGTCGAGGGCCTACGTCCGCGACGCGAAGGCCATGGCGGCGACGCCGGCCGACGTGAAGGAGTACCCGGCCTCGTACGCGGTGGTGGTGGACATGCCCGGGATCGCGGCGGCGGACATCACGGTGCAGCTCGAGGACGACAACGTGCTGGTGGTGAGCGGCGAGCGgcggagagagaaagaggaaggAGTCAAGTATCTGAGGATGGAGAGGCGCCACGGGAAGTTCATGAGGAAGTTCCCGCTGCCGGAGAACGCCGACGTCGACGCCATCTCCGCCGTGTGCCGCGACGGCGTGCTGACGGTGACGGTGCGGAAGCTGCCGCCGCCGGAGCCCAAGAAGCCGAAGACGATTGAGGTTAAGGTTGGCGGTTAG
- the LOC131015376 gene encoding ankyrin repeat-containing protein BDA1-like, whose product MELLRLLDQNKQEEDDQKNQIQLKNLHEAAINGSVQLLSQILKENPQILRSPEISSAPEINPLHAAALLGHLEFARKLLSANPELSKSLDSNGSSALHLAAAKGNAKMVRELISADSSMCGVRDGEGRIPLHLAAIKGRAAVMEELLKAEPAAAAAVTGGGESCLHLCVKYNRVEAMKEILRCLEGGDDRLVDWKDQNGNTVLHLAVAKKQIEIVEYLLNNTRIEKEARNANGLTALDALLQSPGDLRDLEIKQCLINHQNNAFLKKKISNKLSTNTQPQKKKHKHTDWLGRKRSALMIVASLTATVAFQAGLSPPGGVWQGDFPGNPNGTSRADRAHRAGQSVMAYTLPDKYGQYMVFNTIAFLASLSIILLQVSGLPMRRRRWMWTQMVTMWVAISAQTLTYFVTLINMTPERVENTVYQVAKISVVVWLLLVGVVFVGNLTRAVRYVLRKYGYVEEKEREREVRVYEEEEDEL is encoded by the exons ATGGAGCTTCTGAGATTGTTAGATCAGAATAAACAAGAAGAAGATGATCAGAAGAATCAGATTCAGCTCAAAAACCTTCACGAAGCAGCAATAAACGGATCGGTGCAGCTCCTATCGCAAATCCTGAAGGAAAATCCCCAAATCCTCCGATCGCCGGAGATCTCTTCCGCGCCGGAAATTAACCCCCTCCACGCGGCGGCGCTCCTAGGCCACCTCGAATTCGCGAGGAAGCTGCTCAGCGCGAACCCCGAGCTGTCGAAGTCGCTGGACTCGAACGGCTCGTCGGCGCTTCATCTGGCGGCGGCGAAGGGGAACGCGAAGATGGTGAGGGAGCTGATCTCGGCGGATTCTTCGATGTGCGGTGTCCGGGATGGGGAGGGGAGGATTCCGCTGCATCTGGCGGCGATCAAGGGCCGGGCGGCGGTTATGGAGGAGCTGCTGAAGGCGgagccggcggcggcggcggcggtgacaGGCGGAGGCGAGAGCTGCTTGCATCTGTGCGTGAAGTATAATCGGGTGGAGGCGATGAAGGAGATATTGCGGTGTTTGGAGGGAGGAGATGATCGATTGGTGGATTGGAAGGATCAGAATGGAAATACTGTTTTGCATCTCGCAGTTGCCAAGAAACAGATTGAg ATTGTCGAGTATTTGTTAAATAATACGAGAATAGAAAAGGAAGCACGAAACGCAAACGGTTTGACAGCATTAGATGCGCTACTACAAAGCCCCGGTGATTTGAGGGATTTGGAGATCAAACAATGCCTAATTAATCATCAAAACAATGCATTCCTCAAGAAAAAAATATCTAATAAGCTCTCCACGAATACGCAGCCCCAAAAGAAGAAACACAAGCACACGGACTGGCTCGGGCGGAAGCGGAGCGCGCTGATGATCGTGGCCTCCCTGACGGCCACGGTGGCGTTCCAGGCGGGGCTCTCCCCGCCAGGCGGGGTCTGGCAGGGAGACTTCCCCGGGAACCCCAACGGGACGAGCCGGGCGGACAGGGCCCACAGGGCGGGCCAGTCCGTCATGGCGTACACGCTCCCGGACAAGTACGGGCAGTACATGGTGTTCAACACGATCGCGTTCCTCGCGTCGCTCAGCATCATCCTGCTGCAGGTGAGCGGGCTGCCGAtgaggcggaggcggtggatGTGGACGCAGATGGTGACGATGTGGGTCGCCATCTCGGCGCAGACGCTCACCTACTTCGTCACGCTCATCAACATGACGCCCGAGCGCGTGGAGAACACGGTGTACCAGGTGGCGAAGATCTCCGTCGTCGTGTGGCTGCTGCTCGTGGGCGTCGTGTTCGTCGGGAACCTCACGAGGGCGGTGCGGTATGTGCTGAGGAAGTATGGGTATGTTGAGGAgaaggagagggagagggaggtgCGTGTTTATGAGGAGGAAGAGGATGagctttga